The Treponema sp. OMZ 790 genome includes the window TTCTTCCATTTTATTTTTCACAAAATCATAAACTGTCTTCATATCTGAAATAGCTTTTGCAACATGTGATTCTTCTATATTTAATTCTTGGGGGTAACGGATTTTTACGCCATACGGTGTAAGAGCATCAACTGAATTTAAAATATTTTCGGAAAAAGTTACAAACTCTGAAAGTTCATCTGTAAGTAAACCTAAATCATGAGTTTTTTGCAACTCTCCGTCATAGGCAATAATTAGTGCCTTTAGCATTTTTTCTGCAGCCTGCTGGCAATGATAACAAATTATCTCAAGCGGCTTTGGATACTGAATTTCATTTAGATGATTTGCAGCAAGAAAATCCATATCAGCATAACGAACCCATTCTTTTACATCAATTTCATTTTTCATACAGTACTACACCCTCACGATCCACAATATTTTCAAGCGTCTTTCGGGTTTTTCTTTCTTCAAACCCCGAAACCGAGCCGACAACTATATCGACTGAACGGCGCTTCAAACCACGCAAAGAACGATAAGCCTCCTGAGAAACTGAGAGTCTGTCTGTAACAGAATCTGACATTACAAGATAAAAATCATAGTCGCTATCATCCTTTTCTTCATCCCGTGCAAAAGAACCAAAAAGGTATATTTTTTGTGGGTTTACGATTTTTTGAATCCGTTCAGCAATAGTACGGATTTCATCTGTTATCATCTTTTACTCCTAACAACTTTATTATATCACAACATCCTATTTTTGTATATAAACGGAATAAATTCATCAAGTCTAATATTGTCATATTTATTTATTTTATTATCAGCAATTATTTTTATTTCATACTTACTATAAATACCTATTCCTTTTGAATCTGATAAACTTTCCCCCCTACCTCTTCCTCTTCTTCGTCAGTGCCCCCTTAAAGGCTATTTCCAAAACTTCTTCGACATGGCTTACGGGGTGGAAGCTTATGCCCTTTTTAATGTGGTTGGGGATTTCGTCTAGATCCCTTGTGTTAGCTTGCGGAATGATAACTTCCTTTATTCCGTTGCGGCGGGCGGCTATGGTTTTTTCTTTTAGGCCGCCTATGGCAAGGACTTGGCCGGTGAGTGAAAGCTCTCCTGTCATTGCAAGTTTCGGTTTGATTGTTTTACCCGAAAAAAGAGATAAAAGGGCCGTAGCCATGGTGATACCTGCGGAAGGTCCGTCCTTGGGAGTTGCGCCTTCGGGTAAGTGAAGGTGAATTATATTTTTGTCGAACCAGTCGGCATTTTTTATCTTATGTTTTACGGCAAACATTCTTGTCCAAGAAAGAGCTATACCTGCGGATTCTTTCATAACGTTTCCGGCCTGGCCTGTAAGTTTAAAGCCTCCCTTTCCGGCCATCGATGCCGTTTCTATCAAAAGAGTATCTCCGCCCATCGAAGTCCAAGCAAGACCAATCGAGGTGCCGGGAACATCGGCCTTTTTAATATCGTCATCGCGAAAGATAACCTTGCCGAGCATCTTTTCAATATCGGCCTTTGTTACAGTCAGCTTTTCGTCTTCCTTTCTTTTTCCGTTTACAATTTCGGTTGTGACCTTGCGGTGAATCTTATCAAGCTTCTTTTCAAAGTTGCGTACTCCGGCTTCCCTTGCGTAGGAGTTGGCAATATAAAGGAGCATCTCCTGACTGTAGACCACCTGATTTTTTTTGAGGCCGTGCTTTTCAAGACTTTTCGGAATGAGGTGCTTTTTTGCTATCTGCACCTTCTCGGCATCGATGTAGCCCGAAAGCTTTATTACCTCGGCCCTGTCCAAAAGAGGACGTGGAATGGAATCGAGGGTGTTAGCCGTGAGGATAAAAACTATGTTGGAAAGGTCAAAGGGCAAATCCAAATAGTGATCTCTAAAGTTTATATTTTGCTCGGGGTCTAAAACTTCGAGGAGGGCACTTGAAGGGTCGCCCTGATAGCTTTGCCCCATCTTATCTACCTCGTCAATCATAAAGACCGGAGAATTGGTTTTTACTATCTTTAAGCCCTGAAGGATTTTACCGGGCATGGCACCGATGTAGGTTCTTCGGTGTCCCTTTATTTCGGCCTCATCCCTCATGCCTCCGACCGAAAACCTGAAGAAGGGCTTAGACATAGCACGGGCGATAGACATTCCGACACTCGTTTTACCTACACCGGGCGGGCCGAGTAAAAGGATGATAGAACCCTTGGTGTCTTTTTTTAGCTTACGCACTGAAAGGTATTCTATTATTCTGGTCTTTACGTCTTCAAGCCCGTAGTGATCCTTATTTAAAATCTTTTGAGCCTTTGCAATATCGTATTCCTCCGGCTCAGAATTCTTCCACGGAAGGGAAAGAATAGTTTCCAAGTAATTGCGGGTAACTATGTATTCGGAGGAATAGGGATCGAGCATCTTAAACTTTTCGAACTCGGAATCCACCACCTCTTTTACCTCGCCCGTAAACTGAAATTCTTCTATCCTCTTTGCAAAATTTTCTTCTTCATTGGTCTTAGGATCCGATGTGAGCCCAAGTTCCTCTTTGATTGACTTTAGCTCTTCCCTTAAAAAATAGTCGCGCTGATTTTTCTCGACCCGCATGTTGAGGTCTTCCTGAATCTTGCGCTGAACCTGTAAAAGTTCTTGTTCTTTTTTAATGTGAACAAAGACCTCTTCCATCCTCTTTTTTACATTCAGGGTTTCAAGAATTTTTTGCTGGTCTTCTTTTTGAATGTTTAAGATGCTCGCTATAAAGTCGGCTATTTTTCCGGGATGGTCAATGTTAATCATATTGAGCCGCATCTCTTCGGAGAACAAGGGATTGTTTTCGGAAAGCTGCTTCATCTCGCTTATAAGGGCGCGGGTAAGAGCTTCCACCTCGTGGCTTTTTTCTTCTTCATCATCCAGATACTGAACGGCTACGACTATCGGATTTGTATCGTTGACCGTTTTGCGTATCTTAAAGCGCTTTTGTGTTGCGATAAAAACATTGAGTCCGCCGTCGGGCAGATTTATCTTGCGCACAATTTTGGCGGCACAGCCTACCTTGTACAAGTCCTTAGCTTGAGGATTTTCTATATTGTTTTTAAGAAGGGTAAGCCCTATAAAGCCGTCGCCCGCATAAGCATCTTCAATCGACCTTATGTCTTCGGGCGCATTAATTAAAAGCGGCGTAAAAATGCCGGGAAAAATGGGCCTGCCGCTCAAGGGAATAATATTCAGCTTTTGAGGCAGTAAACTTTCAATCGGAACAATTTCTTTTTTATCACTCATTCTCTAAATATCTCAATATTTGAAAAAAAAGTCAATCGGAAAAGAAGTTATTACATGGTAAAGCTTATCATAAAATAAATATTTACAGCTTTAAAAATCCTATAATCTATGCTATAATGTATGAAACCACCGCCGTCATGGCGGAATATAAACTAGAGGGCAGAGTTATGAGTACGGCAAACAGAAAATATAAAGATTCGGTATTCGTTGATCTTTTCGCAGAAGACGAAAAGGCTAAAGAAAACTTTTTGTCGCTATATAATGCCTTGCACGGTACAAATCTACAATTATCTTGTCCTGTAGAAAACATAAGGCTTGATAATGTTATGTACATGAACATAATCAATGATGTATCCTGCCTTGTAGACGGTAAAATCATTGTATTGGCTGAACACCAATCCACAATCAATGAAAATATGCCGCTACGCTTTTTACAATATATAGCAAGACTGTATGAAAAACTACAAGCACCGACCGACAGGTATTTAAAAAAGTTGTCAAAAATACCCACGCCTGAATTCTATGTTTTCTACAACGGTATGGACGATTATCCTGAAACCGCAGCGCTAAAACTCTCCGATGCATTCATCACAAAGCCCGAACAAGTGCCTTTGGAATTGACGGTGCAGGTTTTAAACATCAATACCGATAAGGCAAACAAAGTTCTAACAGCATGCAAACCGCTTGAAGAATACAGCCTATTTGTAGAAGAGGTAAGAAAGCAAATGCAGCTTGATCATGAAAACGGCTTTACCAATGCAGTAAAAATATGTATAGAAAAAGGAATCTTAAAAGAATATTTAATGAGAAAATCAAGGGAGGTAATAAATATGTTGGTAGCAGAATATGATTATGATACGGACATTGCAGTACAAAGACAAGAAAGTCTGATGATTGGAATCAAACAAGGTATTAAACAAGGTATTGAACAAGGAATTGAACAAGGTATTACACAAGGTTCTTACCAAAAAGCTCTTGAAACAGCAAAACTGATGAAACAAGCAAATTGTGAACTTGACTTTATTATGCAAATGACAAGACTTTCCAAAAAAGAAATAGAAGTCTTATAAAGATGTTTGGTAATCAACATGTTGGTAGCAGAATATGATTATGATACGGACATTGCAGTACAAAGACAAGAAAGTCTGATGATTGGAATCAAACAAGGTATTGAACAAGGTATTACACGAAGTCTTGAACAGGGCTCTTACCAAAAGGCTATCGAAACGGCAAAAAATCTGGCTGAAATGGGCTTTGCTGTAGAAGCTATCGCAAAAGCTACAGGTTTAAGCAAAGAAGAAGTAGAAAAACTATAACAAAGTGCGAAGTACGAATGTCGAGGTGCAAAGTTCGAACTTCGGCACTCGTCATTCGTCATTCGACATTTCAGCCATTCGCACTTCCCCTCACTCGCCATTTCCCCCATTCGCACTTCGCCCGTTCGCCACTCGACACTCGCACTTTGTACTTTCTCAAAATAAATTACAAAAAACTTTCCACAAAAAGTTGTTATTCTCAAAAACTTGCACTATAATGTATAGTATGAACGGCAAAATAAACCGCTT containing:
- a CDS encoding HEPN domain-containing protein; this encodes MKNEIDVKEWVRYADMDFLAANHLNEIQYPKPLEIICYHCQQAAEKMLKALIIAYDGELQKTHDLGLLTDELSEFVTFSENILNSVDALTPYGVKIRYPQELNIEESHVAKAISDMKTVYDFVKNKMEELKLSPPVEELNKENSV
- a CDS encoding nucleotidyltransferase family protein → MITDEIRTIAERIQKIVNPQKIYLFGSFARDEEKDDSDYDFYLVMSDSVTDRLSVSQEAYRSLRGLKRRSVDIVVGSVSGFEERKTRKTLENIVDREGVVLYEK
- the lon gene encoding endopeptidase La, with product MSDKKEIVPIESLLPQKLNIIPLSGRPIFPGIFTPLLINAPEDIRSIEDAYAGDGFIGLTLLKNNIENPQAKDLYKVGCAAKIVRKINLPDGGLNVFIATQKRFKIRKTVNDTNPIVVAVQYLDDEEEKSHEVEALTRALISEMKQLSENNPLFSEEMRLNMINIDHPGKIADFIASILNIQKEDQQKILETLNVKKRMEEVFVHIKKEQELLQVQRKIQEDLNMRVEKNQRDYFLREELKSIKEELGLTSDPKTNEEENFAKRIEEFQFTGEVKEVVDSEFEKFKMLDPYSSEYIVTRNYLETILSLPWKNSEPEEYDIAKAQKILNKDHYGLEDVKTRIIEYLSVRKLKKDTKGSIILLLGPPGVGKTSVGMSIARAMSKPFFRFSVGGMRDEAEIKGHRRTYIGAMPGKILQGLKIVKTNSPVFMIDEVDKMGQSYQGDPSSALLEVLDPEQNINFRDHYLDLPFDLSNIVFILTANTLDSIPRPLLDRAEVIKLSGYIDAEKVQIAKKHLIPKSLEKHGLKKNQVVYSQEMLLYIANSYAREAGVRNFEKKLDKIHRKVTTEIVNGKRKEDEKLTVTKADIEKMLGKVIFRDDDIKKADVPGTSIGLAWTSMGGDTLLIETASMAGKGGFKLTGQAGNVMKESAGIALSWTRMFAVKHKIKNADWFDKNIIHLHLPEGATPKDGPSAGITMATALLSLFSGKTIKPKLAMTGELSLTGQVLAIGGLKEKTIAARRNGIKEVIIPQANTRDLDEIPNHIKKGISFHPVSHVEEVLEIAFKGALTKKRKR
- a CDS encoding Rpn family recombination-promoting nuclease/putative transposase is translated as MSTANRKYKDSVFVDLFAEDEKAKENFLSLYNALHGTNLQLSCPVENIRLDNVMYMNIINDVSCLVDGKIIVLAEHQSTINENMPLRFLQYIARLYEKLQAPTDRYLKKLSKIPTPEFYVFYNGMDDYPETAALKLSDAFITKPEQVPLELTVQVLNINTDKANKVLTACKPLEEYSLFVEEVRKQMQLDHENGFTNAVKICIEKGILKEYLMRKSREVINMLVAEYDYDTDIAVQRQESLMIGIKQGIKQGIEQGIEQGITQGSYQKALETAKLMKQANCELDFIMQMTRLSKKEIEVL